The Gordonia mangrovi genome includes the window CGCCGATACCGGCGACTTCCTGCTCGTCGTGTGCCTTGACCTTCTTGGTGGTCCGGATGATCTTGCCGTACAGCGGGTGCCGCGTACGATCTTCCAGCTCGACCACGATGGTCTTCTGCATCTTGTCACTGACCACGTAACCGATCCGCTCCTTGCGGCTCGCACGCGGGTCGCTCGCGACGTTCTGGCTTGCGCTCACGTTCTGGTCCTCACTCATGCGTCATCACCATCCGGTCCCGACGCCAGACCCAGCTCACGCTCACGCATCACGGTGTAGATCCGAGCGATCTCGCGACGCACGGTCCGCAGACGGCGGTTGTTGTCGAGCTGGCCGGTGGCCATCTGGAAACGAAGGTTGAACAGCTCTTCCTTCGACTCACGCAGACGATCGACCAGATCGGTGTCATTGAGCTCGCGCAGCTCGTTGGCTGCCACTCCGAGTGCCATCAGAACTGCTCCTCTCTGGTCACGATGCGGGTCTTGATCGGGAGCTTG containing:
- the rpmC gene encoding 50S ribosomal protein L29, with product MALGVAANELRELNDTDLVDRLRESKEELFNLRFQMATGQLDNNRRLRTVRREIARIYTVMRERELGLASGPDGDDA